The nucleotide window TGCTGGGGCTTGGTTATAGGAACCTGAGTATGAGCCCGGCTTCAATACTTAAAGCTAAGATGGTTATTAACCGTATGGAAATCGATTCGTGTGTTAAACTTGTGCGGGAGTTAAAAGAGTGCAAGTATGCAAGGCTGGCAGAAGAAAAATTGTCAAAATTTATAAATGCATATGCGGGTGATGTTTACTTTCACTGACAAGGTATAGAGATGCACAGTAAAGGTTTTGTTTTTGCGACAGTCCTTTTGGGGTTTATGGCAGTTGTTCTGACAACTCTTGCTTATTTCAGGGGTGACGGGGCACATATTGAGGGTTTGAAGAGTGCTTTCAGACTTACGCTGAATATTCTTCCTCTGATATTTTTTGCAATGATTATAGGCGGAATGATTCAAATCCTTATTCCCAAAGATCTGATTATGAACTGGATAGGTTCCGGATCAGGGATAAGGGGAGTTGTGATCGGAAGTTTGGCTGGTGTAATTACACCGGGTGCGCCCTATGTGAGTTACCCCATTGCCGCGGCATTGATACAATCCGGGGCTGGTATCCCCACCATTATTTCCTTTGTAACCTCATGGTCACTGCTTTCAGCCACCAAAATCCCCATGGAAATGGGGATACTCGGAGTAAATTTTACCTTTTTCAGGCTCATTTGTACTTTTTTATTTCCCTTTATGGCCGGTATAATCGCTTTATTGATAAAGAATTTAATAAGATAATTTTTTATGTTATAATCAGTTATTGTTAAATTCTTTTTAAGAGAGGTTTTTTAATGAGCAGTGAAACAGGTCTTTATAAAATACTTATTATGGATGATCAGGAACTCATTCTGGAGTCTTCCAGCGAACTTCTTACTATACTTGGTTATGAGGCAGAAACTGCAAAAAACGGTGAGGGTGCCGTTGAGTTGTTTGAAAAGGCTTACCATGAGGGAGAGCCTTTTGATTTGGTAATACTGGATCTGACCGTTCCAGGCGGAATGGGCGGAGTGAAAACTTTAGCAGCTATGAAGAAGATTTCTTCGGATTTCAAAGCGATTGTTTCAAGCGGCTATTCAAACGATCCCATTATGTCCGATTTTAAAAATTACGGTTTTGATGGTGTATTGATAAAACCGTTTAAACTGGAAGTGCTTCAGGAAACACTTGATAAATTATTCGGGGATTAATTATTGCTGTATTTTTATGTATAAATAAATTTTAAAAATTTGTTGACAAACGATATAAAAATACTATTATACATATCCGTTTTTGATAGTAAAAACAACCGGCTTTGCCGGTTAATAAAGGGCCAATAGCTCAGTTGGCTAGAGCCACCGGCTCATAACCGGTAGGTCCCAGGTTCGACTCCTGGTTGGCCCATTTTTTTCGCTTTTATGCGGGTTTAACAAAAAAGAGATGTCAGTGCAAATTGATGATATAAAAAGTTTTTTTGAAAAAAGTTTTTCTGATATTTCCCGTCAGTATGACTGGGATAACAGCGGGGCTCAAATCCTATCCGGAAAAAAAGATGTGAAAAAGGTTGGATTTGCTCTCGATCCTACAGAGGAAATCATAGACCAGGCAGTTAATGAGGGGTGTGAGTTACTGATAACTCATCACCCCCTTTTTTTTACACCTTTCCGAAAAATAGATACCCGAAGCAGGATTGGCAGGATAGTTTCTAAAACTTTAAAAGCGGATCTTAGCATACTTTCATATCATACCTCTCTGGATATGGCTGATTACAGCCTGAATGATTATATAGCCGATTTACTTGGCGGTAATGTTGAAGGGTATCTGGACTATTTTAAAACTGAAAATTTTAAGAAGTTTGTAGTATTTGTTCCCAAGGGGTTTGAAGACAGTGTTATCAGTGCTATCGATGAGGCCGGCGGCGGCTGTATCGGCAATTATTCTAAATGCACATTCTATACTGAAGGCACCGGCACGTTTTTACCCGGGGATAACACCGATCCTTTTATCGGTGAAAAAGGGAAACTGGAAAAAGCCGAAGAAGTCCGCCTGGAAACGATAGTCAGTGCAAAAAACATCAATAAAGTCGTGGAGGCTGTTAATAAAGCTCATCCGTATGAAGAGATGGCCTACGATATATACCCCCTTGCTCTTGAAGAGAAGAAAGGTTTGGGGAGAATTTGCACATTTCGTGAGTCTGTTTCATTTAAGGATTTTGTTGAAACAATT belongs to Flexistipes sp. and includes:
- a CDS encoding permease, whose translation is MHSKGFVFATVLLGFMAVVLTTLAYFRGDGAHIEGLKSAFRLTLNILPLIFFAMIIGGMIQILIPKDLIMNWIGSGSGIRGVVIGSLAGVITPGAPYVSYPIAAALIQSGAGIPTIISFVTSWSLLSATKIPMEMGILGVNFTFFRLICTFLFPFMAGIIALLIKNLIR
- a CDS encoding response regulator encodes the protein MSSETGLYKILIMDDQELILESSSELLTILGYEAETAKNGEGAVELFEKAYHEGEPFDLVILDLTVPGGMGGVKTLAAMKKISSDFKAIVSSGYSNDPIMSDFKNYGFDGVLIKPFKLEVLQETLDKLFGD
- a CDS encoding Nif3-like dinuclear metal center hexameric protein gives rise to the protein MSVQIDDIKSFFEKSFSDISRQYDWDNSGAQILSGKKDVKKVGFALDPTEEIIDQAVNEGCELLITHHPLFFTPFRKIDTRSRIGRIVSKTLKADLSILSYHTSLDMADYSLNDYIADLLGGNVEGYLDYFKTENFKKFVVFVPKGFEDSVISAIDEAGGGCIGNYSKCTFYTEGTGTFLPGDNTDPFIGEKGKLEKAEEVRLETIVSAKNINKVVEAVNKAHPYEEMAYDIYPLALEEKKGLGRICTFRESVSFKDFVETIYELLALKVIKHNARDTQFEFSKFAVVTGSGSSLWKKCKSAGVDVLVTGDMKHHDALDARAEGIVIVDCGHFETERIYMEYLSTLVKDKFDIDTKILRETPSIKYFWG